One Desulfovibrio sp. X2 DNA segment encodes these proteins:
- a CDS encoding (Fe-S)-binding protein has protein sequence MEPIQPRDIPAAIKDKLAGLNLNACFTCGMCSSGCPITGTPGMEGWDTRKVIRMLAYGMVDEVVESKFPWICTGCGRCAYACPQHIDIVPIFGFMKHLRNRDKVPGILHKGVEKVLASGNNMDIPMQDYLATLKDVGEELADEECPGFYVPVDKKDAEVLFFPNSKEIYGDFEDMKWWWKIFYAAGENWTVPSENWEAVDWGLFTGNYEATKVLAQRKIDLMHDLQVGTMIMPDCGGGSYGCRTGMKMCELENPDNKASFLYLYDYLKKLIEDGRITLDKSVHEGRTFVWHDSCKHGRELERHFGRGYYEEPRWILDQCVDSRVEFYPNRGNNFCCGAGGGNWPMPYEQESAAHGRFKFEQIKNSKADVVVVGCSNCRDQMMRRLPKYYKDYQYEVKYIWQVIAEALVLPEKSEAEIEKLAAEATAQWERLGVEDMEY, from the coding sequence ATGGAGCCTATCCAACCGAGGGACATCCCCGCCGCGATCAAGGATAAGCTTGCCGGACTCAACCTGAACGCATGCTTCACCTGCGGCATGTGTTCGAGCGGGTGCCCCATCACCGGAACTCCGGGAATGGAAGGCTGGGACACGCGCAAGGTTATCCGCATGCTTGCCTACGGCATGGTCGACGAGGTGGTGGAGTCCAAGTTCCCGTGGATCTGCACGGGGTGCGGCCGGTGTGCCTACGCCTGCCCGCAGCACATCGACATCGTGCCCATCTTCGGCTTCATGAAGCACCTGCGCAACCGCGACAAGGTGCCGGGCATCCTGCACAAGGGCGTGGAAAAGGTCCTGGCTTCCGGCAACAACATGGACATCCCCATGCAGGACTACCTGGCCACCCTGAAGGACGTCGGCGAGGAGCTGGCGGACGAGGAGTGCCCGGGGTTCTACGTGCCGGTGGACAAGAAGGACGCCGAGGTCCTGTTCTTCCCCAACTCCAAGGAGATCTACGGCGACTTCGAGGACATGAAGTGGTGGTGGAAGATCTTCTACGCCGCGGGCGAGAACTGGACCGTGCCTTCCGAGAACTGGGAGGCGGTCGACTGGGGCCTGTTCACGGGCAACTACGAGGCCACCAAGGTCCTGGCCCAGCGCAAGATCGACCTCATGCACGACCTGCAGGTCGGCACCATGATCATGCCCGACTGCGGCGGCGGCTCCTACGGCTGCCGTACCGGCATGAAGATGTGCGAGCTCGAGAACCCGGACAACAAAGCCTCCTTCCTCTATCTCTACGACTACCTGAAGAAGCTCATCGAAGACGGCCGCATCACGCTCGACAAGAGCGTGCACGAGGGCCGCACCTTCGTGTGGCACGACTCCTGTAAGCACGGCCGCGAGCTCGAGCGCCACTTCGGCCGCGGCTACTACGAGGAGCCCCGCTGGATTCTCGACCAGTGCGTGGATTCGCGCGTCGAGTTCTACCCCAACCGCGGCAACAACTTCTGCTGCGGCGCCGGCGGCGGCAACTGGCCCATGCCCTACGAGCAGGAATCCGCCGCGCACGGCCGCTTCAAGTTCGAGCAGATCAAGAACTCGAAGGCGGACGTGGTCGTGGTCGGCTGTTCCAACTGCCGCGACCAGATGATGCGTCGCCTCCCCAAGTACTACAAGGACTACCAGTACGAGGTGAAGTACATCTGGCAGGTCATCGCCGAGGCCCTCGTCCTGCCCGAGAAGAGCGAGGCGGAGATCGAGAAGCTCGCGGCCGAGGCCACCGCGCAGTGGGAGCGCCTGGGCGTCGAGGACATGGAGTATTAG
- a CDS encoding DUF488 domain-containing protein, with protein MLRIKRAYEEAGEGDGTRYLVDALWPRGVSRERLRIAAWLKAVAPGAGLRKRFHHEKERWPEFREAYLAELGQAEGEAAEALGELRRAMAEGDVTLVYAARDEKRNNAVVLREFLAGG; from the coding sequence ATGCTGCGGATCAAGCGCGCCTATGAAGAGGCAGGGGAAGGCGACGGCACGCGCTACCTGGTGGATGCGCTCTGGCCGCGCGGCGTTTCGCGCGAGCGGCTGCGCATCGCGGCCTGGCTCAAGGCCGTGGCCCCGGGGGCGGGGCTCCGCAAGCGCTTCCACCACGAGAAGGAGCGCTGGCCCGAGTTCCGCGAGGCCTATCTGGCAGAGCTGGGCCAGGCAGAGGGCGAGGCTGCCGAGGCGCTCGGCGAGCTGCGCCGGGCCATGGCCGAGGGCGACGTGACCCTGGTCTACGCGGCCCGGGACGAGAAGCGCAACAACGCCGTGGTGCTGCGCGAGTTCCTGGCCGGAGGCTGA
- a CDS encoding DsrE family protein → MQILIVLSSADPEIKWNAVRLGNFLLNEGDDVTIFLNGSAVTLLDGDSERFPIREQAKLFTLSEGVLAAUGKCMGIHGVDANEFVTLSNMKFLAARMRAADRILSY, encoded by the coding sequence GTGCAGATACTCATCGTGCTTTCATCCGCTGACCCGGAGATCAAATGGAATGCGGTGCGGCTGGGCAATTTCCTGCTCAACGAGGGCGACGACGTGACCATCTTCCTCAACGGATCGGCCGTGACGCTGCTCGACGGCGACAGCGAGCGGTTCCCCATAAGGGAGCAGGCCAAGCTCTTCACCCTGAGCGAGGGCGTGCTCGCGGCCTGAGGCAAGTGCATGGGCATCCACGGCGTGGATGCAAACGAGTTCGTGACCCTCTCGAACATGAAATTCCTGGCCGCGCGGATGCGCGCCGCAGACAGAATACTCTCCTACTGA
- a CDS encoding glycosyltransferase family A protein yields MQGISVIIPCYNREHLLREAIESVLAQEYGGPVEIVVADDGSSDRSVEIAESFGPPVKVLRKPADCTEQGPGPARNRAIAASSHPFLAFLDSDDIFLPGHLQRLASALESEPDVGMVFDEAKTICNGRMIVFPYPACLMQSPDAHGMLLEPLPQTDSIMVRRSLLHDPDAPFDPELLFCEDNDLRIRIAERHPVRFVKGFGSAIREHENRSINTSRREKLFHYDMLMLKKATARYDYARHIVRAKKAKLYYFRAIGRYRESDLLNFLRYFVAGFATSPGIYLQKFKEKVFKA; encoded by the coding sequence GTGCAAGGAATATCTGTCATTATTCCGTGCTACAATCGAGAGCATCTGTTGCGTGAAGCGATAGAGAGCGTTTTGGCGCAGGAATACGGCGGTCCTGTGGAAATCGTCGTCGCCGATGACGGCTCCAGCGACAGGAGCGTTGAAATTGCCGAGTCGTTCGGTCCGCCGGTCAAGGTTCTCAGAAAGCCTGCCGACTGCACGGAACAGGGTCCCGGCCCGGCCAGGAACCGGGCCATCGCAGCGAGCAGCCATCCATTCCTCGCCTTTCTCGACTCGGATGACATATTCCTGCCGGGTCATCTGCAGCGGCTTGCGTCGGCACTGGAGAGCGAGCCGGATGTCGGGATGGTTTTCGACGAAGCGAAAACGATATGCAACGGGCGCATGATCGTCTTTCCATATCCGGCCTGCCTGATGCAATCTCCCGACGCGCATGGCATGCTGCTCGAGCCCCTGCCCCAGACGGACTCGATAATGGTGCGCCGCAGCCTGCTGCATGATCCCGACGCCCCTTTCGACCCCGAGCTTCTGTTCTGCGAGGACAACGATCTGCGCATCAGGATAGCGGAACGCCACCCTGTCCGGTTCGTGAAAGGTTTCGGCTCCGCCATCCGCGAGCACGAGAACCGCTCCATAAACACGAGCCGGAGGGAAAAGCTCTTTCACTATGACATGCTGATGCTGAAGAAGGCGACGGCACGATATGACTATGCCCGGCACATAGTCCGTGCGAAAAAAGCGAAACTCTACTACTTCCGCGCCATCGGCAGATACAGGGAGTCGGATCTGCTCAACTTCCTCCGCTACTTCGTGGCCGGATTCGCCACATCGCCGGGCATCTATCTCCAGAAATTCAAGGAAAAGGTCTTCAAGGCGTAA
- a CDS encoding glycosyltransferase, translated as MEDLVSVIMPCFNTGRFAADAIESVLRQKDCPCELILVDDGSTDGTLEALQEHAARHPETIRLLRHPGGANKGAGASRNLGLTEARGSYVIFLDSDDRWIDDRALEKLRAPLRSDSSLAFSFATGYAVDETGRRLYLWDVRDPAYMADKENLLIDCFVHIQGVLARMDLVRAVGGYTEGIFGEDHDLWVRLAEKGDYRFLNEPVFEYRLHGGQASRKRKMWEDGFVVLRGAEERGYYSRNALRKRRAVLHFRLGEFDLHDGAYLRGLGNMLLAAFHDPMRSARVLREKCLRGR; from the coding sequence GTGGAAGATTTGGTCAGCGTGATCATGCCCTGCTTCAATACCGGGCGGTTCGCTGCCGACGCCATCGAGAGCGTGCTGCGCCAGAAGGATTGCCCGTGCGAGCTCATCCTGGTGGACGACGGTTCCACGGACGGCACCCTTGAGGCCCTGCAAGAACACGCGGCGCGGCATCCCGAGACGATCAGGCTCCTGCGGCATCCCGGCGGCGCCAACAAGGGGGCCGGAGCCTCGCGCAACCTGGGCCTGACCGAGGCGCGGGGCTCGTACGTCATCTTTCTCGATTCCGACGACCGCTGGATCGACGACCGAGCGCTCGAGAAGCTGCGCGCCCCCCTCCGCTCGGATTCGAGCCTCGCCTTCTCCTTCGCCACCGGCTATGCCGTCGACGAGACCGGCCGACGGCTCTACCTGTGGGATGTCCGTGATCCCGCCTACATGGCGGACAAGGAGAACCTGCTCATCGACTGCTTCGTGCACATCCAGGGAGTCCTGGCCCGCATGGACCTGGTGCGGGCCGTGGGCGGCTACACCGAGGGCATCTTCGGCGAGGACCACGACCTGTGGGTCAGGCTGGCCGAGAAGGGAGACTATCGTTTCCTGAACGAGCCCGTCTTCGAGTACCGGCTGCACGGCGGCCAGGCCAGCCGCAAGCGCAAGATGTGGGAGGACGGCTTCGTGGTCCTGCGCGGGGCCGAGGAACGGGGCTACTATTCCCGCAACGCCCTCAGGAAGCGCCGAGCCGTGCTCCATTTCCGACTGGGAGAGTTCGACCTGCACGACGGCGCCTACCTGCGCGGGCTGGGCAACATGCTCCTGGCCGCGTTCCACGACCCCATGCGCAGCGCCAGGGTGCTGCGCGAGAAGTGCCTGCGCGGCCGCTAG
- a CDS encoding MarR family winged helix-turn-helix transcriptional regulator, whose translation MHPYAKRYAREILDAMPVIMKKLRQELRGRKASELSLSQVRVLTFLLRSPGASLPDVAKAADMPPAAAAGIVSDLVQRGLVLDHLRPEEHSRAALSLTPTGRKLLDGAREAAIAVFAEHLADLSPTDLIALATGINVLRKVFPLGAAYDELPESHGRASQPLLTSYELEFFLGSNPLRAVAGESGALPPDDLDLDAADAMDEQGQESGEQAAPPPSQEVSGAKSGTGDTRKPPSAKPRKASARDVAEG comes from the coding sequence ATGCACCCGTATGCCAAGCGATACGCCCGCGAGATCCTGGACGCCATGCCGGTGATCATGAAGAAGCTCCGCCAGGAGCTTCGCGGCAGGAAGGCTTCCGAGCTTTCCCTGAGCCAGGTGCGGGTGCTGACCTTCCTCCTGCGCTCGCCGGGGGCGAGCCTGCCCGATGTGGCCAAAGCCGCGGACATGCCGCCTGCGGCCGCCGCGGGCATCGTGAGCGACCTCGTGCAGCGCGGCCTGGTGCTGGACCACCTGCGGCCCGAGGAGCACAGCCGGGCCGCGCTGAGCCTCACGCCCACCGGCCGCAAGCTGCTGGACGGCGCGCGCGAGGCGGCCATCGCCGTCTTCGCGGAGCACCTGGCCGACCTCTCGCCCACGGACCTCATCGCCCTGGCCACGGGGATCAACGTGCTGCGCAAGGTCTTCCCCCTGGGAGCGGCCTACGACGAGCTGCCCGAGTCCCACGGCCGCGCCAGCCAGCCCCTGCTGACCTCCTACGAGCTCGAGTTCTTCCTCGGCTCCAACCCCCTGCGCGCCGTGGCCGGGGAATCCGGCGCGCTGCCCCCGGACGATCTGGACCTCGATGCGGCCGACGCGATGGACGAGCAGGGGCAGGAGAGCGGCGAACAGGCCGCCCCCCCGCCCTCCCAGGAAGTCTCCGGCGCGAAGTCCGGCACAGGCGACACCAGGAAGCCGCCGAGCGCGAAACCCCGCAAGGCGTCCGCCCGCGACGTGGCCGAGGGCTGA
- a CDS encoding MarR family winged helix-turn-helix transcriptional regulator produces the protein MLDDVSRCARELLDLTPEIMRLLRAEMRGNRTPDLSVPQFRVLIYLRRHPGSNLREAGEFMGLSAPAMSKIVDGLTQRGMVERAQCSEDRRRVTLELTPAGLAVLDAAREATTAIFAGRLSLLGQEQLAVVLEALQILRSAFAAAPQNAAENPATSPAHPQEPFHA, from the coding sequence ATGCTCGACGACGTATCCCGCTGCGCCCGGGAACTCCTGGACCTCACGCCGGAGATCATGCGCCTTCTGCGCGCCGAGATGCGCGGCAACCGGACACCGGACCTGTCCGTGCCCCAGTTCCGCGTGCTCATCTACCTGCGCCGCCACCCCGGCTCCAACCTGCGCGAGGCGGGCGAGTTCATGGGGCTGTCCGCGCCCGCCATGTCCAAGATCGTGGACGGCCTGACGCAGCGCGGCATGGTCGAGCGCGCCCAGTGCAGCGAGGACAGGCGCCGCGTGACCCTGGAGCTGACCCCGGCCGGGCTCGCCGTGCTGGACGCCGCGCGCGAGGCCACCACGGCCATCTTCGCGGGCCGCCTCTCCCTGCTCGGCCAGGAGCAGCTCGCCGTCGTGCTCGAGGCGCTGCAGATCCTCCGCTCGGCCTTTGCCGCCGCGCCGCAGAACGCGGCCGAAAACCCCGCAACCTCCCCCGCGCATCCGCAGGAGCCCTTCCATGCGTAA
- a CDS encoding efflux RND transporter periplasmic adaptor subunit, with protein MRKWLVSAVVLAVLAAGGLLAYRSLYGQTNPAAQYVTAPVTRGDIASTVTSTGTLNPVTTVQVGTPVSGIVKALYVDYNSPVRTGQPIAQIDPAIFKALVEQAHGNYLAALANVDKAKAGLEDAERTLKRYKALVGPGLIAQSDYDTAQTARDTAAAALSAARAAVVQTRGAFQQAETNLAYSTIRSPVDGIVVSRDVDVGQTVAASLQSPTLFLIAQDLTKMEVDASVDEADIGSIREGGTATFTVDAYPDDRFHGKVLQVRNSPVTVQNVVTYVVVIGVDNTDLRLKPGMTANVTFETARKEGVLKIPAAALRFRPLDAGDRSGRRASGRSVYVLAPDGRLTAVPVATGIFGDSEVEVTGGKLSDGQKVVVEQTGPRKPGGTGASGGGHGSPFGARL; from the coding sequence ATGCGTAAATGGCTCGTGTCCGCCGTCGTGCTCGCGGTTCTCGCCGCGGGCGGCCTCCTCGCCTACCGGAGCCTCTACGGCCAGACCAATCCCGCCGCGCAGTACGTCACCGCGCCCGTGACGCGCGGCGACATCGCCTCCACCGTGACCTCCACCGGCACGCTGAACCCGGTGACCACGGTGCAGGTGGGCACGCCGGTCTCGGGCATCGTCAAGGCGCTCTACGTGGACTACAACTCGCCCGTGCGCACGGGCCAGCCCATCGCCCAGATCGACCCGGCCATCTTCAAGGCCCTGGTCGAACAGGCGCACGGCAACTACCTGGCCGCCCTGGCCAACGTGGACAAGGCCAAGGCGGGCCTGGAGGACGCCGAGCGCACCCTCAAGCGCTACAAGGCGCTGGTCGGCCCGGGCCTCATCGCCCAGAGCGACTACGACACCGCGCAGACCGCGCGCGACACCGCCGCCGCGGCCCTGTCCGCGGCCAGGGCCGCCGTGGTCCAGACGCGCGGGGCCTTCCAGCAGGCCGAGACCAACCTGGCCTACTCCACCATCCGCTCGCCCGTGGACGGCATCGTGGTCTCGCGCGACGTGGACGTGGGCCAGACCGTGGCCGCCTCCCTGCAAAGCCCCACCCTCTTCCTCATCGCCCAGGACCTGACCAAGATGGAGGTGGACGCCAGCGTGGACGAGGCCGACATCGGCAGCATCCGCGAGGGCGGCACCGCCACCTTCACCGTGGACGCCTACCCGGACGACCGCTTCCACGGCAAGGTCCTGCAGGTGCGCAACTCGCCCGTGACCGTGCAGAACGTGGTCACCTACGTGGTGGTCATCGGCGTGGACAACACCGACCTTCGGCTCAAGCCCGGCATGACCGCCAACGTGACCTTCGAGACCGCGCGCAAGGAAGGCGTGCTCAAGATCCCGGCCGCGGCCCTGCGCTTCCGCCCGCTCGACGCCGGGGACAGGTCCGGCCGACGCGCCTCGGGCCGCAGCGTCTACGTGCTCGCCCCGGACGGGAGGCTTACGGCCGTGCCCGTTGCCACAGGCATCTTCGGCGACTCCGAGGTGGAGGTCACGGGCGGCAAGCTCAGCGACGGCCAGAAGGTGGTCGTGGAGCAGACCGGCCCGCGCAAGCCCGGCGGCACGGGCGCCTCGGGCGGCGGCCACGGCTCGCCCTTCGGAGCGCGGCTGTGA